ATCGTCGAACTGGGGCGCGGCGCGCCGGTGCTCATCCTCCTGCAGTACCTCTACTTCGGCCTGCCCTCGGTGAACCTGACCCTGACCTCATTCTGGGCGGCGGCGCTGGCCATGGCCTACTGCACCGCCGCCTACACCAGCGAGATCATCCGGGGCGGCCTGGAGGCCGTGGCCCGGGGGCAGGCCGAAGCCGCCGAAGCCATCGGCCTCGGCCGCCTCGACGCCCTGCGCTTCGTGATCCTTCCCCAAGCCCTGCGGGTGGCGCTGCCGCCCCTGCTGGGCTTCTCCATCATGATGTTCCAGGCCTCGTCCCTGTGTTTCACCATCGCCCTGCCGGAAATCGTCAGCCGCGCCTCGGCCATCGGCTCATCCACCTTCGAGTACATGCCCGTGCTGACCCTCGCCGGCCTGATGTACGCCGCCGTCTGCGCCCCCGCGACCCTGGGCGTGGCGGCACTGGAAGAGAGACTGGCGCCCGGCGGGCGGGGCTGATGCCCTCGCCCGGGTCCCTGCCACCCCCGCTCCAGCCGTCAACAAGAAGAGGTGAAGACATGAACCGCTCACTCATCGCCATCCTCCACTCGGCGCTTCTGCTCGCCGCCATGGCCAGCACCTCCCTGGCCCGGGCGGACTGCACCCCGAAACACGCATTCGACACCCTCAGCCCCGGGGTCCTCACCGTCGCGGCCTGGGTCTTCCCGCCCTACTCCATCCCGGGCCCCGGCCATCGCCTGGGCGGCGTCGACGGCGAGATCATCACCCGCATCGCGGCCCGGGAATGCCTGACGCTCAAGGTCACCGTGCTCGACCCGGCGGCGGTCATCCAGTCGGTCATCTCCGGGCGGGCCGACGTCGGCATCGGCGACTGGTACCGCACGACCGAACGCAGCAAGGCGCTGGGGCTATCCGCCCCGCTGTACCTGGACAAGATGGGCATCATTTCCGCCGAGGGTTACTCGCAGATCGCCCAGCTGGACGGCAAGCGCATCGGCACCGTGCAGGGCTACCTCTGGGTGGATGACCTGAAGAAAGCCTTCGGCGACAACCTGGTGCTCTACCCCAACCCTGTGGCCATGGCCCAGGACCTGGCCTCCAGGCGGATCGAGGTCGGCGCCGACAGCTTCGCCGTGGGCATCGCCTCCCAGCGGAAGGGGGCGTACAAGGGCAAGGTCATCAAGGTATCCGAGCCCGACCCACGCATTCGGGCCACGCTCCAGCCGGGACAGACCGGCTTCCCCTTCACCAGGACCAACGCAGCGCTGGAAGCCGCGCTCAATGCCAATATCCAGGCCATGCACGAGGCGGGGGAAATCGCCGACATCCTCGTCTCCTTCGGCCTCGACCGCAGCGCGGCCGACGTGGGTCCGCCGCGCATGATCGAATAGCGCCCGTCTCGTAGGAGCCGGCTTGCCGGCGAATGGCGGGGATGGGTTCGCGAGCAAGCTCGCTCCTACAGCGAATCGTGCGAACCCTTTCGCGAGCAAGCTCGCTACTACGCGCATGGCGCGGATCGGCGGAAATCACCGCGTCCGTCCGGTCAGTGCAAGACATCCGGCCGAAAAGCCGGATAATGCCGGCCATTTCGTCTTGCGTACGCGGTAATCCCCCATGGAAATCAAGGTCAACTTTCTCGACAACCTGCGACTTGAAGCCAAGTTCGACGACTTCACCGTCGTGGCCGACCAGCCCATCCGCTACAAGGGCGATGGCTCGGC
This genomic window from Pseudomonas furukawaii contains:
- a CDS encoding amino acid ABC transporter permease — translated: MTELLTLWAAWLPELWTGFVLSMQVTVASLGLGIVLGLVLALGVSAPSRLLRYPALAIVELGRGAPVLILLQYLYFGLPSVNLTLTSFWAAALAMAYCTAAYTSEIIRGGLEAVARGQAEAAEAIGLGRLDALRFVILPQALRVALPPLLGFSIMMFQASSLCFTIALPEIVSRASAIGSSTFEYMPVLTLAGLMYAAVCAPATLGVAALEERLAPGGRG
- a CDS encoding substrate-binding periplasmic protein, which gives rise to MASTSLARADCTPKHAFDTLSPGVLTVAAWVFPPYSIPGPGHRLGGVDGEIITRIAARECLTLKVTVLDPAAVIQSVISGRADVGIGDWYRTTERSKALGLSAPLYLDKMGIISAEGYSQIAQLDGKRIGTVQGYLWVDDLKKAFGDNLVLYPNPVAMAQDLASRRIEVGADSFAVGIASQRKGAYKGKVIKVSEPDPRIRATLQPGQTGFPFTRTNAALEAALNANIQAMHEAGEIADILVSFGLDRSAADVGPPRMIE